A genomic region of Nymphaea colorata isolate Beijing-Zhang1983 chromosome 2, ASM883128v2, whole genome shotgun sequence contains the following coding sequences:
- the LOC116248311 gene encoding zinc finger CCCH domain-containing protein 1-like, which translates to MADSLDPNQSGQVCNYFKKPSKKPNIRKRALDDEDEDAKEDGGQSSGSSAVRIEKAARKADNKLYFSTATARTSKSSAQFDGDSEEPVFQFESSKVIQVQHDSKATATLETETEFTRDARAIRERVLKQADESLKGKAPAGDAKIYKGMHGYTDYTAGFRREQTVSSEKAGGAHGPLRASAHIRVSARFDYQPDICKDYKETGYCGYGDSCKFMHDRGDYKSGWQMEREWEEAEKERKRKLAAGIDVNGGEGEGDDDDDEDDLPFACFICRQPFVDPVVTKCKHYFCEHCALKHHSKNKKCYVCNKPTLGIFNTAHEIRRKMAEEK; encoded by the exons ATGGCGGATTCTCTAGATCCCAACCAATCTGGACAAG TGTGCAATTACTTTAAGAAACCATCTAAGAAGCCAAACATCCGAAAGCGAGCCTTAGATGATGAAGACGAAGATGCAAAGGAAGATGGTGGTCAGAGCTCAGGGTCTTCTGCTGTTCGGATAGAAAAGGCTGCCAGAAAGGCTGACAACAAGCTCTACTTCTCTACTGCCACGGCTAGGACCTCCAAATCTTCGGCACAGTTTGATGGGGACTCAGAAGAACCTGTGTTTCAATTTGAATCATCAAAGGTGATACAAGTTCAGCATGACAGTAAAGCAACAGCAACACTTGAGACTGAAACAGAATTCACTCGTGATGCTCGAGCAATACGTGAGCGGGTACTAAAGCAGGCTGATGAGTCATTGAAAGGAAAGGCCCCTGCAGGGGATGCAAAAATCTACAAGGGCATGCATGGATATACTGACTACACTGCTGGGTTTCGACGTGAGCAAACTGTCTCCAGTGAGAAGGCAGGAGGCGCTCATGGTCCTCTTCGGGCATCAGCACACATTCGAGTGTCAGCGAGATTTGATTATCAGCCAGACATTTGTAAAGATTACAAGGAGACAGGGTACTGTGGGTATGGAGATTCTTGCAAATTTATGCATGACCGTGGGGACTATAAGTCGGGGTGGCAGatggagagagagtgggaggaagcagaaaaagagaggaagaggaagttaGCAGCTGGAATTGATGTTAATGGAGGCGAGGGGGaaggtgatgatgatgatgatgaggatgacTTGCCATTTGCTTGTTTTATCTGCAGACAACCATTTGTTGATCCTGTAGTCACCAAATGCAAGCATTATTTCTGTGAGCATTGTGCACTCAAG CATCATTCAAAGAACAAGAAGTGCTATGTTTGTAACAAGCCAACTCTTGGTATCTTCAATACGGCCCATGAAATTCGAAGGAAAATGGCAGAGGAAAAGTGA